From Priestia aryabhattai, one genomic window encodes:
- a CDS encoding DUF1294 domain-containing protein: MNELLLTYFIVINIVGIGMMYRDKQKAKRHEWRIAESTLWTVAAIGGAIGGLIGMYCYRHKTKHTSFTVGFPILSALDLLFFFVIS, translated from the coding sequence ATGAATGAACTGCTGCTTACCTATTTTATTGTCATTAATATAGTAGGAATAGGAATGATGTATAGAGATAAACAAAAAGCGAAAAGACATGAGTGGAGAATTGCCGAAAGCACACTGTGGACGGTAGCTGCTATCGGAGGAGCCATTGGAGGACTGATTGGTATGTATTGCTATCGTCATAAAACGAAGCACACATCGTTTACAGTAGGTTTTCCTATTCTTTCCGCTCTTGATCTACTTTTCTTTTTCGTTATCAGCTGA
- the rplT gene encoding 50S ribosomal protein L20, protein MPRVKGGTVTRKRRKKVLKLAKGFFGSKHRLYKVANQQVMKSHMYAYRDRRQKKRDFRKLWITRINAAARMNGLSYSRLMHGLKLAGIEVNRKMLADLAVADEKAFAELATAAKKGLDK, encoded by the coding sequence ATGCCACGCGTAAAAGGCGGTACAGTAACACGCAAACGTCGTAAAAAAGTTTTAAAATTAGCTAAAGGTTTCTTCGGTTCGAAGCATAGATTATATAAAGTTGCTAATCAGCAAGTTATGAAATCTCACATGTATGCTTATCGTGACCGTCGTCAGAAAAAACGTGACTTCCGTAAATTATGGATCACACGTATCAATGCAGCTGCTCGTATGAACGGTCTTTCTTATAGCCGTTTAATGCACGGTTTAAAATTAGCAGGTATTGAAGTTAACCGCAAAATGCTTGCTGACTTAGCTGTAGCTGATGAAAAAGCATTTGCTGAATTAGCAACTGCTGCTAAAAAAGGCTTAGATAAGTAA